In one window of Thunnus thynnus chromosome 23, fThuThy2.1, whole genome shotgun sequence DNA:
- the nampt1 gene encoding nicotinamide phosphoribosyltransferase, with the protein MEHRDADFNIMLATDSYKVTHYKQYPPNTSKVYSYFECREKRTDPTKSRKVKYDKTVFYGLQYILHKYLKGKVVTPEKIQEAKEVYREHFQDDVFNEKGWNYILEKYNGHLPIEIKAVPEGSVIPRGNVLFTVESTDPECYWLTNWVETILVQIWYPITVATNSREQKKILAKYLLETSGNLDGLEYKLHDFGYRGVSSQETAGIGASAHLVNFKGTDTVAGIGVIKKYYGTKDPVPGFSVPAAEHSTITAWGKDHEKDAFEHIIKQFPSVPVSIVSDSYDIYNACEKIWGEDLRGLIESRSADAPLVVRPDSGNPLDTVLKVLEILGKKFAPVENSKGFKVLPPYIRVIQGDGVDINTLQEIVEGMKQHRWSIENIAFGSGGALLQKLTRDLLNCSFKCSYVVTNGLGVNVFKDPVADPNKRSKKGRLSLHWTQSGDFVTLEEGKGDLEEYGVDLLHTVFQNGKIVKTYTFDKVRDNAKLKDSELEELLH; encoded by the exons GTAACACATTATAAACAGTACCCCCCCAACACGAGTAAAGTGTACTCCTACTTCGAGTGCCGTGAGAAGAGGACAGATCCCACCAAAAGCAGAAAAGTCAAATATGACAAAACCGTCTTCTACGGCCTACAGTACATCCTCCACAAATACCTAAAAG gAAAGGTAGTGACTCCAGAGAAGATCCAGGAGGCAAAGGAGGTATACAGAGAACACTTCCAAGACGATGTTTTCAACGAGAAGGGATGGAATTACATTTTGGAG AAATACAATGGACATCTGCCTATTGAAATCAAGGCAGTGCCAGAGGGGAGCGTCATTCCTCGAGGCAATGTTTTGttcacagtggagagcacagaccCTGAATGCTACTGGCTCACCAACTGGGTGGAG ACCATCCTGGTGCAGATCTGGTATCCCATCACAGTGGCGACCAACTCGAGAGAGCAGAAGAAGATCCTCGCCAAGTACCTCCTAGAAACCTCTGGGAACTTGGATGGACTAGAGTATAAACTACATGACTTCGGCTACAGGGGCGTCTCCTCACAAGAG ACTGCAGGTATCGGGGCCTCCGCCCATCTGGTCAACTTCAAGGGCACAGACACGGTTGCCGGCATCGGAGTCATTAAGAAGTACTACGGCACCAAGGACCCCGTTCCAGGCTTCTCAGTGCCTGCTGCAGAGCACAG TACCATCACAGCGTGGGGGAAGGACCATGAGAAAGATGCCTTTGAGCACATCATCAAGCAGTTTCCCAGCGTGCCCGTATCCATAGTCAGCGACAGCTACGACATCTACAACGCCTGTGAGAAGATCTGGGGCGAAGACCTTCGGGGGCTGATAGAGTCGCGCAGCGCAGACGCCCCGCTGGTTGTCCGACCAGACTCAGGAAACCCGCTTGATACGGTTTTGAAG GTTTTGGAGATCCTGGGTAAGAAGTTTGCTCCAGTGGAGAACTCTAAAGGTTTTAAGGTGCTCCCACCTTACATTAGAGTCATACAAGGAGATGGAGTGGATATCAACACACTGCAAGAG aTAGTGGAGGGTATGAAGCAACACAGGTGGTCCATTGAGAACATTGCCTTCGGCTCTGGAGGGGCTCTGCTGCAGAAACTGACCAGAGATCTGCTCAACTGCTCCTTCAAATGCAGCTATGTGGTCACTAATGGCCTCGGG GTGAATGTTTTCAAGGATCCAGTGGCAGACCCCAACAAGAGGTCAAAGAAAGGCCGCCTGTCTCTGCACTGGACTCAGAGTGGAGACTTTGTGACCCTGGAAGAGGGCAAGGGTGACCTGGAGGAGTATGGCGTG GACCTGCTGCACACAGTCTTCCAGAACGGGAAGATTGTGAAAACGTACACATTCGACAAAGTCAGAGACAATGCGAAGCTCAAAGACAGTGAGCTTGAAGAGCTGCTGCACTGA